A part of Aegilops tauschii subsp. strangulata cultivar AL8/78 chromosome 2, Aet v6.0, whole genome shotgun sequence genomic DNA contains:
- the LOC141041478 gene encoding uncharacterized protein → MGRSMALLHREIYFSDDEALSGRVSSIRCPWEGRDGPPSRQEISDAVTGYLRTFKAHAVVADPPALSFLHILRPPVSVGLPVQLHSLTMATLSSADKNLVAMYAGAYRPGNRFPGGYLIYDARNDSISGIPELPSDHSHRAIGCESAVVMCAAGNDYFLAELVRVWPDGSQAALWLWKSSVQKWDLHPSRLPLPSSTTGHFSPDLCFSCWGSVLCWVDLLKGMVLCDLKQNCKFSFIQLPKDCPTYDADSDDFTYSSAEEFRSMACVAGKIKFVALDECDEHQPEKGLELTIWTLSHDLSGWKESCKCNVENIWANEAYKPAGIRNLPPSYPVLSIHEDGVVYLVLNDLRELDYGLEHMGQWMLRVDIGNDKVQFYPNGEKNSVNSLLFASEFSAHRQHLQDHPREIEASEFVARGKRMKP, encoded by the exons ATGGGCCGTTCCATGGCTCTGCTCCACCGCGAGATTTACTTCTCCGACGACGAGGCGTTATCCGGCCGAGTGTCGTCAATCCGCTGCCCGTGGGAAGGACGAGATGGTCCACCAAGCCGCCAAGAGATCAGTGACGCAGTCACCGGTTACCTGCGGACCTTCAAGGCGCACGCAGTCGTCGCCGATCCGCCGGCGCTCTCCTTCCTCCACATACTGCGGCCGCCGGTATCCGTCGGGCTCCCGGTGCAGCTCCACAGCCTCACCATGGCCACTCTCTCCAGCGCGGACAAGAACCTGGTCGCCATGTACGCCGGAGCGTACCGCCCTGGCAACCGTTTCCCTGGAGGCTACCTCATCTACGACGCCAGGAACGACTCCATCTCTGGGATCCCCGAGCTCCCCTCCGACCACTCACATAGAGCCATCGGGTGCGAGTCGGCCGTCGTCATGTGCGCCGCCGGGAACGACTACTTTCTTGCCGAGCTCGTCAGGGTCTGGCCAGATGGCTCCCAAGCTGCGCTCTGGCTGTGGAAGTCGTCCGTCCAAAAATGGGACTTGCATCCCAGTCGCCTGCCCCTTccatccagcaccaccggccacTTCTCCCCTGACTTGTGCTTCTCTTGTTGGGGCTCTGTCCTCTGCTGGGTGGATCTGCTCAAAGGCATGGTGCTCTGTGATCTGAAACAAAACTGCAAGTTCAGCTTTATTCAGTTGCCCAAAGATTGTCCAACCTATGATGCCGACAGCGACGACTTTACATACTCCTCTGCCGAGGAGTTCCGTTCCATGGCCTGTGTTGCTGGCAAAATCAAGTTCGTCGCCCTGGATGAATGTGATGAACACCAGCCCGAAAAAGGATTGGAACTGACCATCTGGACTCTCTCGCATGACCTCTCAGGGTGGAAGGAAAGCTGCAAGTGCAATGTTGAAAACATCTGGGCAAACGAGGCCTACAAGCCTGCTGGTATAAGAAATCTTCCTCCGTCGTACCCTGTTCTGAGCATCCATGAAGACGGCGTCGTCTACCTAGTCTTAAATGATCTCAGGGAGTTGGACTATGGACTAGAGCACATGGGCCAGTGGATGCTTCGTGTTGACATAGGCAATGACAAGGTCCAGTTCTATCCAAATGGTGAAAAGAATTCTGTTAATTCCCTGCTCTTTGCCAGTGAGTTCAGTGCGCACCGACAGCATTTACAGGATCACCCG AGAGAGATAGAAGCAAGCGAGTTTGTTGCAAGGGGAAAGAGGATGAAGCCTTGA